A region of Oryzias latipes chromosome 18, ASM223467v1 DNA encodes the following proteins:
- the LOC101156531 gene encoding prostaglandin D2 receptor 2-like yields the protein MSCRTPNESMTFSINQTQYTPNLNSLDLFLISLHGIVSIIGIVENLLILAVVGFYIRRSIISTWILNLAASDLLTSAFLPFFTLYMAQGNNWILGKAFCRIYSSIFFFNMHFSGFLLAAISLDRCLVVVRPVWAQNYRSIKGVKRICAGIWVLAIICIIPFFLFRDIIKVGDGRNLCYYNYALYPPSDLNDLQALCKQRKEILAFTKFLLAFLIPLLVIIFSYLAVNSSLARRGCRRPLRFVRVVVAVVVTFFLCWAPYQLFIIMEVMAPNNHPVKIFSEKALPVAATIAFLNAILNPILYVFSCNDLRMKIRHSFGAVMESVLVEDLMEFTRRRSTAHTSHSELMPRKKSNVAKVSPSTEEQEQKD from the coding sequence ATGTCATGCAGAACTCCCAACGAAAGCATGACTTTCTCCATCAACCAGACGCAGTATACACCCAATCTGAATTCTTTGGACTTGTTTCTCATTTCCCTCCATGGAATAGTTTCAATCATTGGCATTGTGGAAAACCTCTTAATCCTGGCTGTGGTGGGTTTTTACATCCGCCGCTCTATAATCAGCACCTGGATCTTGAACCTGGCAGCGTCTGACCTGTTGACCTCAGCCTTCCTGCCTTTCTTTACCCTCTACATGGCCCAAGGAAATAACTGGATATTGGGCAAAGCCTTCTGCCGGATCTATTCCTCCATCTTTTTCTTCAACATGCATTTCAGTGGGTTCCTGCTGGCGGCCATTTCTCTGGACCGCTGCCTGGTGGTGGTGAGGCCGGTCTGGGCCCAGAACTACAGAAGTATCAAAGGAGTTAAGAGGATTTGCGCAGGAATCTGGGTGCTGGCCATCATCTGCATCatacccttttttttgttccgtGACATCATTAAGGTTGGAGATGGAAGGAATCTGTGCTATTACAACTACGCTCTGTATCCTCCAAGTGATCTGAACGATCTACAGGCTTTATGCAAGCAGCGCAAAGAGATTTTAGCTTTCACCAAGTTCCTTTTAGCCTTCCTAATTCCTCTCTTGGTCATCATCTTCAGCTACTTAGCAGTGAACTCCAGCCTGGCTCGTCGGGGATGCCGCCGCCCTTTGCGTTTCGTCCGGGTTGTGGTCGCTGTGGTTGTGACCTTCTTTCTTTGCTGGGCCCCGTACCAGCTTTTCATCATTATGGAGGTCATGGCCCCCAACAACCACCCTGTGAAAATTTTTAGTGAGAAGGCCCTTCCAGTTGCAGCAACGATTGCTTTCCTAAACGCCATCTTGAATCCCATCTTGTACGTGTTCAGCTGCAATGACCTGCGCATGAAGATCAGGCACTCCTTTGGGGCGGTGATGGAGAGCGTGCTGGTGGAGGATCTCATGGAGTTTACCCGCCGTCGCAGCACAGCTCACACCAGCCACTCTGAGCTCATGCCGAGGAAGAAGAGCAACGTTGCAAAAGTGTCACCTAGCACTGAAGAGCAAGAGCAGAAAGACTGA
- the LOC101156773 gene encoding G-protein coupled receptor 4: MMATPNASHPPLCQPVSEASPDSHERVITNMSNVTCDLPLDTDTFGLTCIYGVIFSLGLPSNLLSLWGLYHLGRSGGGGCQLVYILNLLLSDLLQLLTLPLWIIYLQGGHRWPYGQLTCELVGYVFYVNVYASVMFLCLIAMDRCLAIVYPLSSRRVRTIRVAAVSGVAVWTLTFLFCLSGLLPSVFDADRLLCLEQYPVSSKFAYFKIATVLLGFLLPCAILGYTSAHIGVTLRRSPSLSDHERHKIVGILVVITINFIAVFGPYHLMGGYRFVSLLRTEVPCELEHSIFLIYRLCYGLTSLNTLLDPLFYIFLCPDARLELQRSLPCLGRGQNNKSKTTVSRYRLKTHGQTETGSFQAM; encoded by the exons ATGATGGCTACTCCTAATGCAAGTCACCCCCCTCTATGCCAGCCGGTGTCCGAGGCATCTCCGGATTCCCATGAGAGGGTTATCACCAACATGTCCAATGTCACCTGTGACCTCCCATTGGACACAGACACGTTTGGCCTGACCTGTATTTATGGAGTTATCTTCTCCTTGGGTCTGCCCAGCAACCTGTTATCTCTCTGGGGGTTGTACCACCTTGGACGCTCGGGCGGGGGAGGCTGTCAGCTGGTCTACATCCTCAACCTGCTGCTGTCAGACCTCCTGCAACTGCTCACCCTTCCCCTCTGGATTATATATCTCCAAGGGGGTCACCGATGGCCGTACGGACAGCTAACCTGTGAGCTGGTTGGCTATGTTTTTTACGTCAACGTCTACGCCAGTGTCATGTTTCTTTGCCTGATAGCGATGGACCGCTGCCTGGCCATCGTTTACCCGCTCAGCAGCCGCCGGGTGCGCACCATCAGGGTGGCAGCCGTGTCAGGCGTAGCGGTGTGGACCCTGACCTTCCTGTTCTGTCTGAGCGGACTACTGCCGTCGGTGTTTGACGCAGACCGCCTGCTGTGTCTGGAACAATATCCTGTCAGCTCTAAATTTGCTTACTTCAAGATTGCCACCGTGCTTCTAGGTTTCCTGCTGCCTTGTGCCATTCTTGG TTACACCTCAGCGCACATCGGAGTGACGCTTCGGCGCTCCCCTTCCCTATCGGATCACGAGCGGCACAAAATCGTGGGGATCCTGGTTGTCATAACGATCAACTTCATTGCCGTCTTCGGGCCGTACCACCTCATGGGCGGGTACCGGTTCGTGTCTCTGCTGCGGACGGAAGTGCCGTGCGAGTTAGAACACTCAATCTTCCTCATCTACCGCCTTTGCTACGGCCTGACCAGCCTCAACACCTTGCTGGATCCCCTCTTCTACATCTTCCTGTGCCCTGACGCTCGACTGGAGCTGCAGAGATCTCTGCCCTGTttggggaggggtcaaaacaacaagagcAAGACCACCGTGAGCAGATATCGCCTCAAGACCCATGGGCAGACTGAAACAGGCAGCTTTCAGgcaatgtaa
- the LOC101159946 gene encoding UDP-glucuronosyltransferase 2C1, with protein sequence MSPAVSGLLTVLGFLLLLLGGSPCSSSKILVVPVDGSHWVNMKVILEELHSRGHELTVLRSAKSWYISSNSSFYTSINVPMLEDEADREFYHKMIQDVLDCRRHPSFIRTFCQQEVMTFAFSNGHRILARAATTIIEDQALMKKIRDTEFDLMLTDPALPLGVVLGGYLKLPMVFNVRWINLGEGHLTIAPSPLSYVPISGTELHDKMDFLDRVKNMLHYLHTVVEQHFIVNPAYSDLFRRYFPPGTDLLSLQYSAEIWLLRADFVFEFPRPTMPNVVYIGGFQCKEAQPLPDEFETFVQSSGEHGVVVMSLGTLVSALPRETTEAIAAVFAQLPQKVIWRFVGEKPSSLGNNTRIVNWLPQNDLLGHPKTRAFVAHGGTNGVYEAIYHGVPVLGLPLLFDQFDNLLRLEVRGAARVVEVRSLNKENFHEALNDILNNPTYRNNIQRLSQLHRDRLISPLETAIFWIEYVIRNRGAAHLQSRGFDLPWYSYFCLDVAAFFVTISGAFIWVSVSVCRFLCCRKSRRKTKAE encoded by the coding sequence ATGTCCCCCGCCGTCTCTGGGTTGCTGACAGTCCTGggctttctgctgcttctgctcgGAGGATCCccttgcagcagcagcaagattCTTGTCGTTCCTGTTGATGGCAGCCATTGGGTCAACATGAAGGTGATCCTGGAAGAGCTTCACTCCAGAGGCCACGAGCTCACAGTCTTGCGCTCCGCTAAGAGTTGGTACATCTCCAGCAACTCCTCTTTTTACACCTCCATCAATGTGCCTATGCTGGAGGATGAGGCAGACAGAGAGTTCTACCATAAAATGATCCAGGACGTCTTGGATTGTCGCAGACACCCAAGTTTTATACGGACATTTtgccaacaggaagtgatgacatttgcattttcaaacGGCCACAGGATTCTGGCAAGAGCTGCCACAACTATTATAGAAGATCAAGCTCTCATGAAAAAGATCAGAGATACAGAGTTTGACCTGATGTTAACAGACCCTGCTCTGCCTTTAGGAGTTGTTCTGGGAGGTTACTTGAAGTTACCAATGGTGTTTAACGTGCGATGGATTAACTTGGGGGAGGGCCATTTGACCATAGCCCCCTCTCCTCTATCCTATGTTCCGATCTCAGGAACTGAGCTACATGATAAAATGGATTTTCTAGATAGGGTCAAGAATATGTTGCACTACCTCCATACTGTAGTTGAGCAACATTTTATCGTTAACCCCGCTTATTCAGATCTTTTTAGGCGCTACTTCCCACCTGGAACAGACTTGCTGTCTCTACAGTATTCAGCAGAAATCTGGTTGCTGCGGGCAGACTTTGTCTTTGAGTTCCCTAGACCCACCATGCCCAATGTGGTGTACATTGGGGGCTTCCAGTGCAAGGAAGCCCAACCACTCCCTGATGAGTTTGAAACATTCGTCCAAAGTTCTGGGGAACACGGGGTGGTGGTCATGTCTTTGGGAACACTGGTATCAGCGCTTCCCCGTGAAACCACCGAGGccattgctgctgtttttgctcAGCTCCCTCAGAAGGTGATTTGGCGTTTTGTTGGGGAAAAGCCTTCTTCACTCGGAAATAACACTCGTATTGTCAACTGGTTACCCCAGAATGATCTCTTGGGTCACCCTAAGACTCGTGCCTTTGTTGCTCATGGAGGAACCAATGGTGTGTATGAGGCCATTTATCACGGTGTTCCTGTTCTGGGTCTACCGCTCCTCTTTGATCAGTTTGATAACCTTCTCCGGTTGGAGGTGCGCGGTGCAGCTCGTGTTGTGGAAGTCAGATCACTGAACAAGGAAAACTTCCATGAAGCTCTAAATGATATCCTCAACAATCCTACCTACCGCAATAATATTCAGCGCCTCTCTCAACTCCATCGTGACCGGCTAATATCCCCTTTGGAAACAGCCATCTTCTGGATCGAGTACGTCATCAGAAACAGAGGGGCGGCTCACCTACAATCAAGAGGCTTTGACCTGCCTTGGTACTCCTACTTCTGCCTGGACGTGGCTGCTTTCTTTGTGACTATAAGTGGAGCCTTCATCTGGGTCTCAGTCTCAGTTTGTAGGTTTCTCTGCTGCAGGAAGTCCAGGAGAAAGACGAAAGCAGAGTAA